In Pleurodeles waltl isolate 20211129_DDA chromosome 5, aPleWal1.hap1.20221129, whole genome shotgun sequence, one genomic interval encodes:
- the KCNS3 gene encoding potassium voltage-gated channel subfamily S member 3: MFIMLQQVQCSLYGLQIDGDKPTFKMVYGDIFHRPGKSDEIVNLNVGGFKQSIHQGTLLRFPHTRLGRLIKCHSEEAILELCDDYNGTSKEYYFDRNPSLFKYILNFYYTGKLHVMEELCIFSFCQEIEYWGINELFIGACCTNKYHERKDFTSERDWDQKSDVRSEDSSLDESSMFEKELEKFDTQCFGELRRNIWVRLENPGYSLSAKVIAIFSISVVLTSIVIMCIHSMPEFQRFDANDREIEDPGLEVVEIICIIWFTTELMIRLAAAPSLKKFWKNPMNIIDFVSIIPFYATLAVDTKDEENEGIENMGKVVQILRLMRIFRILKLARHSVGLRSLGATLRHSYHEVGLLLLFLAVGISIFSVLVYSVEKDDDMSKLQSIPMCWWWATISMTTVGYGDTHPVTLFGKLIGSVCILCGILVVALPITIIFNKFSKYYQKQKVIDVDECNEEEAKEKCNDLPYFNIRDIYAKRMNSFISSLSSVGIIASEEDSSDASSMQDLEAVCHTSLGKGPIK; encoded by the coding sequence GTACAATGTAGCCTATATGGCTTGCAAATTGATGGCGACAAACCTACATTCAAAATGGTGTATGGTGATATATTCCACAGACCTGGAAAAAGCGATGAGATTGTCAACTTGAACGTTGGAGGTTTCAAGCAATCTATCCATCAAGGCACCCTCCTTCGATTTCCTCACACAAGACTTGGAAGACTGATCAAGTGCCACTCAGAAGAGGCTATACTGGAGCTGTGTGATGACTACAATGGCACCAGCAAAGAATATTACTttgacaggaatccatcgttattTAAATACATCTTGAACTTCTACTACACTGGAAAGCTTCACGTCATGGAGGAATTGTGCATTTTTTCCTTCTGTCAGGAAATAGAGTATTGGGGGATCAATGAGCTCTTCATTGGGGCTTGCTGCACCAATAAATATCACGAGAGGAAGGATTTTACTAGTgagagagactgggatcaaaaaagCGATGTAAGAAGTGAAGACTCTTCCTTAGACGAGTCATCAATGTTTGAAAAAGAGTTAGAAAAGTTTGATACTCAATGCTTTGGTGAACTGAGAAGAAACATATGGGTTAGACTAGAAAACCCAGGATACTCCTTATCAGCAAAGGTGATTGCAATTTTCTCGATAAGTGTGGTCCTTACTTCCATTGTGATTATGTGCATTCATAGTATGCCCGAGTTTCAAAGATTTGATGCCAATGATAGGGAAATAGAAGACCCTGGTTTAGAAGTAGTGGAGATTATTTGCATCATTTGGTTCACAACTGAGCTCATGATAAGACTTGCAGCTGCTCCAAGTCTAAAGAAGTTCTGGAAAAACCCAATGAATATAATAGATTTTGTCTCAATTATTCCATTTTATGCAACTCTCGCTGTAGACACAAAAGACGAGGAAAATGAAGGAATTGAAAACATGGGAAAAGTTGTTCAAATACTTCGCTTGATGAGAATATTTCGCATCCTGAAGCTTGCCCGGCATTCAGTAGGGCTACGTTCTTTGGGGGCAACTTTGAGACATAGTTATCACGAGGTTGGGCTACTGCTGTTATTTTTGGCAGTTGGGATTTCTATTTTTTCAGTTCTTGTTTACTCAGTTGAAAAAGATGATGATATGTCAAAACTACAAAGCATTCCCATGTGCTGGTGGTGGGCGACTATCAGCATGACCACTGTGGGCTATGGGGACACTCACCCCGTCACTTTATTTGGGAAGCTTATTGGCAGTGTATGTATTCTCTGTGGTATATTGGTGGTAGCCCTACCAATTACCATTATTTTTAACAAGTTTTCTAAATACTATCagaaacaaaaagttatagatgtGGACGAATGTAATGAGGAAGAAGCAAAGGAAAAATGCAATGACTTACCTTACTTTAATATCCGGGATATCTATGCAAAAAGGATGAATTCATTTATTTCCAGCCTTTCTTCTGTTGGAATTATAGCAAGTGAGGAAGACTCTTCAGATGCATCTAGCATGCAGGACCTTGAAGCTGTTTGCCACACATCTTTAGGCAAAGGACCTATAAAATGA